From the genome of Lasioglossum baleicum chromosome 13, iyLasBale1, whole genome shotgun sequence, one region includes:
- the LOC143215290 gene encoding cytochrome P450 307a1, producing the protein MIPLTATTCFLIAVTFVALVVILLDHLRSKKPSKEDILGGWNDTMPEPPGPKPWPILGSLHILGRYDVPYKAFGDLVRDYDCQVIKLRMGSMPCVVVNGLENIREVLTIKGHHFDSRPNFARYHLLFGGNKENSLAFCNWSEVQKARREMLRAHTFPRAFSARYNDLNGIIGGEMEALTTHLDSLANCKVHAKPLILHSCANIFMTYLCSKSFPLDHAGFRNMVENFDKVFFEVNQGYAADFLPFLMPLHHRNMARMAHWSHAIREFVVGNVVNERMDSWTGLVEPERDYLDCLVNHMKTDAEPRMSWNATLFVMEDILGGHSAIGNLLVKVLGFLATKPDVQKRAQEEIDALEIDGHYVGLENRGSLPYVEAIILETIRIIASPIVPHVANQDSSIAGYRIKKDTFIFLNNYELNMSKELWTSPEEFIPDRFVQQGRLLKPEHFLPFGGGRRSCMGYKLVQYLSFAILATLLKNYMITPLSKENYTIPIGNLALPEMTFNVRFDRR; encoded by the exons ATGATCCCTCTGACAGCCACCACGTGCTTCCTGATCGCGGTCACGTTCGTCGCGCTCGTTGTGATCCTCCTGGATCACCTACGATCCAAGAAACCGTCCAAGGAGGACATCCTCGGAGGATGGAACGACACCATGCCGGAACCACCTGGACCGAAACCGTGGCCGATCTTAGGCTCTCTACACATCCTCGGGAGATACGACGTGCCCTACAAAGCATTCGGCGACCTTGTCAGGGACTACGACTGTCAGGTGATCAAGCTGCGAATGGGATCCATGCCGTGCGTGGTCGTCAACGGGCTGGAGAACATCCGGGAAGTGCTGACCATCAAGGGACACCATTTCGACTCCAGACCGAACTTCGCCAGATATCATCTACTCTTCGGCGGGAATAAGGAGAATT CTCTCGCTTTCTGCAACTGGTCCGAGGTGCAGAAAGCGCGCAGAGAGATGCTCCGCGCGCACACGTTTCCCCGCGCGTTCTCCGCGCGCTACAACGACCTGAACGGCATCATCGGCGGCGAGATGGAAGCTCTGACTACGCACCTGGATTCCCTGGCAAACTGCAAGGTCCACGCGAAGCCGTTGATCCTCCACAGCTGCGCCAACATCTTCATGACCTACCTGTGCTCGAAAAGCTTCCCGCTGGATCACGCGGGATTCCGTAACATGGTCGAGAACTTCGACAAGGTGTTCTTCGAGGTGAACCAAGGCTACGCCGCGGACTTCCTGCCGTTCCTCATGCCGCTTCATCACAGAAACATGGCTAGAATGGCGCACTGGAGCCACGCGATCCGCGAATTCGTCGTCGGCAACGTTGTCAACGAGAGAATGGACAGTTGGACCGGATTGGTCGAGCCTGAACGCGATTATCTGGACTGTCTGGTGAATCATATGAAGACGGACGCTGAGCCGAGGATGTCCTGGAACGCTACGTTGTTCGTGATGGAGGATATCCTTGGAGGACACTCCGCAATTGGCAATCTTCTGGTGAAGGTCCTTGGATTCCTTGCTACCAAGCCGGATGTCCAAAAGAGAGCTCAGGAGGAGATCGACGCGCTCGAAATCGACGGTCACTATGTCGGGCTGGAGAATAGGGGATCGCTGCCCTACGTTGAAGCCATCATCCTGGAGACCATCAGGATAATCGCTAGCCCCATTGTGCCGCACGTTGCCAATCAGGACAGCAGTATCGCCG GTTACAGGATCAAGAAGGACACCTTCATATTCCTCAACAACTACGAGCTGAATATGTCCAAAGAGCTTTGGACCTCTCCGGAGGAGTTCATTCCGGACAGGTTCGTGCAGCAAGGTCGACTCCTGAAACCCGAACACTTCCTGCCCTTCGGCGGTGGCAGAAGGTCCTGCATGGGCTACAAACTGGTCCAATACTTGAGCTTCGCTATCCTGGCAACGTTGCTGAAGAACTACATGATCACACCGCTGTCGAAAGAAAACTACACGATACCAATCGGCAATCTAGCTTTGCCGGAGATGACGTTCAACGTCCGGTTCGACAGACGGTAG